The following DNA comes from Rosa rugosa chromosome 5, drRosRugo1.1, whole genome shotgun sequence.
tcaacaacttGCAATAtgatttttaaaaaaatatatattaaaaaaataaaaaacagtatCTACTCATCCGTGAGAAATAACAATGCAAAATTATCACTATTAACACCAAAAAAGGAGCACGGCAAATTTTTCAGAGAAAACAACCACCATATGGTGCAGATTACTACAATATTATAAAAATGTAGCATAAACTTCTGGAGATAATATACAGACCTTGAGTCGCGCCTAAGAGGTGAAACTGACTGGGAGTAGGCTGTGAGCAAAAACGATTAACGGTAATTAAGTACACAGAATAATCTGAGAAAGGACTTCGCATAAGTTTTGTCTATAGTTGGAATCCCCAAGTAAAAGTTCAAACTCACAACGATATTGCCGTCTTGGAGACCTAGGTggagttcttcttcttctagagcTTCCTCcactaaacataaaataaaatttagaagattaaaaaagtgaaattataaaataaacatATAATTCCAATTAATAAGACATGAGGTGATTGGTAGATTTGCAAGGGGGAAGTAAAATGCACCCTACCTTACACGAGTTGTTGTGCGCATTTCTTGGGGAGTTTTTCTGTTCTCCTCAGCAAAAACAATCCTTATTTCACGTCCACCAATAAGTTTATGGTTCATTTGTTGCTTTGCTTCAGCTGCGTCCTCTGCATAACGGTACTTCACAAAGCCAAAGCCCCGTGGCTCCCTATATTGGAATAGCTTAATTAATATAACTTGAAATTGCAGCATCATGTCTCATATCAATTAACAAGGAAAAATCCATAAGAACATCAAGTTCAACTTTACAAAAAGTATTTAATCAAGAAGTTCGAGTGTTACACATGCAGACGACTCAAAGCAGAAAAGAGCTCTATTAGATTGCTAGCATTATCTGAAGTATGAAATGTAAAAAACCATACCGGGTGTAGTAATTCTTAGGAAGATACACATCCTTCACTGGACCAAAGCGCTCAAAAGGGATCCTAAGATCATCTGACCTGCACAAATAAATTATTTGGTTTCAGACATGACAATAATAACATaagaagaagtagaagaagaaaagtCTTGAATTTAAGTACCACAAAATTTTCTAAATTCAAGATTTCGGGTTAAAAGGGCTTTGCGGTAATCAACTTAATTCATATAGTTAACTATTATGCCTATAGTTATATAAAATCTAGTTGTTGTCAATACACTGTTATTCATATCTATGGTAAATCCCAAACTAGCGGTCTCACAACACCAACAGACAGACAGGGTGACTCAACAGTCTAGGTTCCATAGGCATAAATGGAAAACTAAAGCCAAAATACCCATCATTCCCTATTGGCACAAGAGCAGAGCTACATTTAGACTAGCCGGGAGAAACATTAGGCCAGAAAGTTTTTCATAACCAGCATCCCGGCGTTTTATAAAATCTAATGCACACAGTCCACTTCACAGCAACTCGGCCCCTTTTCTAATAAAAACCTCAATCCTACTACTTCCATTGCAGCTCCCACTAACATGTTAACAACTTGTAATGCACTATCATCACAAATTCCAGCATCACTTTCGTTTTAGTTTTCGTTTTCGGCTTTGATAACCTCAATATGTGAATCACAATTAGATTTAACTAAAGAATGATCAACATAAACCCTACAAAACCAACAAGATTGCTAAGGCACGTAGAAAAGGAGGCAATACCTAGCGTCAAGAGGAAGATTGCGAACGAGCAAGCCAGACGGAGCCGGTGAGCGGCGGTCTCGGTAAGAGCGGCTGTCACGGTAGCGGTCGCGAggctcg
Coding sequences within:
- the LOC133710116 gene encoding serine/arginine-rich SC35-like splicing factor SCL28, whose protein sequence is MARYRSRSRSLSRSYSPPRRRSRTPPRGRKRYDDDDEPRDRYRDSRSYRDRRSPAPSGLLVRNLPLDARSDDLRIPFERFGPVKDVYLPKNYYTREPRGFGFVKYRYAEDAAEAKQQMNHKLIGGREIRIVFAEENRKTPQEMRTTTRVSGGSSRRRRTPPRSPRRQYRSYSQSVSPLRRDSRDHGARDHYRSPVQSRSISRSPSPHDERDYRRSPSSRENGRIPRDERDCSRSPSPRDNGQDLRDERVYAPRRLRSPRGNRHSPMSRSRSYSPR